Proteins from a single region of Leucoraja erinacea ecotype New England unplaced genomic scaffold, Leri_hhj_1 Leri_1689S, whole genome shotgun sequence:
- the LOC129716108 gene encoding probable G-protein coupled receptor 139 — protein MAVTDLLTIITEVMLYQISYHYFPGSVLNVTPMCSVVRVLRRAAIDCSVWFTVAFTFDRFVAICCQKLKTKYCSRETAAIVLSTTGLLLCLKNIPHYFTVNPIAIINNVPWGCNPKLSFYTTPLWVGFDWFDTILNPLLPFVLILLFNALTGRYVLVASRIRKGLRGEATTENRTDPEMESRRRSVILLFTLSASFILLWTVTVIEFLYYTATGKIPGDFTVSEYILAIVGVMLLNLNCCTNTFVYVVTQSKFREQIVSAMKYPVTSIRRVMNKLIRN, from the coding sequence atggcagtgaCAGATCTGTTGACCATTATTACCGAGGTCATGCTGTATCAGATTAGTTATCATTACTTCCCGGGCTCTGTCCTGAATGTCACGCCCATGTGCAGCGTTGTCCGGGTGCTGAGACGCGCTGCCATCGACTGCTCCGTCTGGTTCACCGTCGCgttcacctttgatcgatttgtcgccatttgttgccagaagctgaaaacaaaatattgcagcagGGAAACGGCCGCGATTGTGCTGTCAACGACCGGGTTGCTGCTCTGcttaaaaaacatcccccactaCTTTACTGTGAATCCTATTGCAATAATCAACAATGTACCGTGGGGCTGTAATCCCAAATTAAGTTTTTACACCACGCCTCTGTGGGTGGGATTTGACTGGTTTGATACCATTTTAAATCCATTGCTGCCGTTCGTATTAATCCTATTGTTTAACGCTCTGACGGGCAGATATGTGCTAGTGGCCAGCCGGATCCGTAAGGGACTGAGGGGTGAGGCAACAACAGAGAACCGCACTGACccagagatggagagcaggagaagATCGGTCATTTTACTTTTCACGCTATCCGCCAGTTTTATCCTCCTCTGGACGGTGACAGTCATAGAATTTTTATATTATACCGCCACAGGAAAAATCCCTGGTGATTTCACTGTGTCTGAGTATATACTTGCAATAGTCGGCGTTATGCTGCTGAATTTAAACTGCTGCACCAACACATTTGTTTACGTGGTGACTCAGTCCAAGTTTAGAGAACAGATCGTCAGTGCGATGAAATATCCGGTGACCTCAATTCGTCGAGTCATGAATAAACTGATCAGGAACTGA